GGCGGATGAACGCGCCGAACGGGTCGAACTGCCCGAGCAGCGACATGTCCGGCAGACCGCCGATGCCGTCGGGCGCCCCCGGCACCGCCAGGTTCCACCCGCGCGGGTTCGGCTCGCCGTCGACGAACGACGGGCCCGACTTGGTCAGCGCCTCGACGATCAGCGCGATGACCGTGTTGACGATGATGCCGATGAACAGGCCGCCCGGCACCTTCCGCACGACGAGGATGCCGCAGATGAAGATGCCCAGGACGAACACGGCCGTCGGCCACGAGGTGATGTGCCCGCCGATGCCCAGCTGCACCGGCACCGTCGTGCCCGCGGCGTCCGGGATGCGGCGGACCAGGCCGCCGTCGACGAAGCCGATGATCGAGATGAAAAGGCCGATGCCCACGGCCATCGCGGCCTTCAGCGACGGCGGGATGGCGTCGAACACCGCCGAGCGGAATCCCGACACCGCCAGCGCCACGATGATCAGGCCGTCGATGACCACCAGGCCCATCGCCTCGGCCCAGGTCAGGCCCTCGTTGGCGACGAAGGTGACGGCGACCAGCGTATTGATGCCCAGGCCCGCGGCGATGCCGAAGGGATACCGGGCCCACGCGCCGAAGAGGATGGTCATGACGCCCGCGGCGAACGCGGTCACCGCCGCGACCTGCGGCACGGACAGCGCCGTGCCCTCGACGTCCTCGATGCCGCCGAGGATCAGCGGGTTGAGCAGGATGATGTACGCCATCGCGAAGAACGTGACGACGCCGCCGCGGACCTCCGTGACGACGCTCGATCCGCGTTCGGTGATGCTGAAGTAGCGGTCCAGCGCGGACGCGGGGCCGCGGCGGGTCGCCCCGGCCTCCCCCTCGTGCTCCGCGGGCTCCACCTTGGATTCGGCCATGCGCTTGGGCTCCAGTCTGGAAGGCCGGCCGCCGCGGGTCAGCGCCGCGGCCGGGAAACGTTCATGCGGCTCTCAGAATCGCACCCCCGGGCCCCGGCGGGCAACACGGGGCTCCGGCCGCCGCCCGGGCCCCGGTCAGTTCCCCCGCAGATCCGCGCGCTCGATGATCTCGTGGTCGTCGTAGGCCTCCCCCTCCGGCGCCCCCGCGCCGGTGACCTCCGGGGTGGCGGAGTGCGCGCCGCAGCCGTGGTCGACGTGGACGACGTCGCCGTCGAACGCCCACTCGTTGACGCACGCCCCGAAGTCCGCGCCCAGCGGCCCCTCCAGGGCGATGAAGAACGCGCACGTGCCGCAGTGGCGCAGCGCCTCTTCGGCGAATTCGCCGCGGGGCCCGGTGTCGCCGTCGAGCCAGCGTTCCGCGGCGAGCCGGAGCCCCTCCGCGGTGAGCTCCCGGTCCTCCGCGTCGGCCGTCGTCAGGCGCGGGTCGTCGGCCGCCGGCGGCAGCAGGTCCCGGGGGCCCAGGTCGCCGGGGCGCAGGCGTTCCTCGTACGGGACCCACTCCGGGGCGCGCAGGGCGCTGTCGCCGGGGACGAGCGCCACCTCGCTGATGGTGATGTGGTCGGTGCCCGGTGCGCACGCCAGCACCACGTGCCATTCCCAGCCGCGATAGCCGGGCAGGTCCGCCGCGAAGCTGTGCACCGCCGTGCCGGGGTGGGTGACGTTGACCCCGACGTGGTCCCCCGCGGGGCCCTCGTCCATGTCGTCGACGGCGGCGCGGGCGATGTCGACGGCCCGGTTGCCCAACAGGGGGCCGCGGGAGCGGCGGCGATTGCGGGAACGGCGTCGTCGGTTGTCTGTCACACGGGTCATTCTAGAGTGGGGGCATGAAGCTCAGCGCGCGGGCCGCCCTGGCCGGCCTCCTGCCGGCCGTCGTCCTTCTCGCGGGTTGCTCGGGGGATCCGCTTGGCGACGGCCCGGCGCCCGCGACGTCCGCCGCCCCCGTGGAGCGGACCGCCGTCGATCCGGTGCCGGCCGGCGTCCCGCGCCTGCGCGTCGAGGTCGTGGCGGAGCACCCCTTCGACGCCGGCGCGTTCACCCAGGGCCTGGAGATCGACGGCGACGGGGCGCTGCTGGTCGGCACGGGGCAGTACGGCCAATCCGCGATCTGGCGGGTGCGGGATTGGCGCGCGGGATCGCCCGCGGAGGACCGCCGCGAGCTGCCGCCGGAGCTTTTCGGCGAGGGCATCGCGCGCGCCGGCGACACCGTCTGGCAGTTGACGTGGCGGGAGGGCGTCGCCATCGCCCGCGACGCGGCGACCCTGGAGGAGACGCGGCGGGCGGCGTACCCCGGCGAGGGCTGGGGGCTGTGCGGCCAGGGCGACCGGCTGGTGATGTCCGACGGCTCGCATTCGCTGACCTTCCGCGATCCCGCGACCTTCGCCGAAACCGGCCGCGTGGACGTCACCGCCGGCGGGGCCCCGGTCGGCAACCTCAACGAACTCGAATGCGTCGACGGGCCCGGCGGCCCGGAGGTGTGGGCCAACCGCTGGCTGACAGACGACATC
This genomic stretch from Corynebacterium hansenii harbors:
- a CDS encoding NCS2 family permease, which codes for MAESKVEPAEHEGEAGATRRGPASALDRYFSITERGSSVVTEVRGGVVTFFAMAYIILLNPLILGGIEDVEGTALSVPQVAAVTAFAAGVMTILFGAWARYPFGIAAGLGINTLVAVTFVANEGLTWAEAMGLVVIDGLIIVALAVSGFRSAVFDAIPPSLKAAMAVGIGLFISIIGFVDGGLVRRIPDAAGTTVPVQLGIGGHITSWPTAVFVLGIFICGILVVRKVPGGLFIGIIVNTVIALIVEALTKSGPSFVDGEPNPRGWNLAVPGAPDGIGGLPDMSLLGQFDPFGAFIRLGAIGATMLVFTLVLANFFDAMGTMTGLGKQAGLAGEDGVLPGMKRALVVEGLGAVVGGATSSSSNTVYVDSAAGIGDGARTGLANVVTGVLFLLAMFLTPLYEIVPVEAAAPVLVIVGAMMMAQIKEIDFSRFDIALPAFMTIVIMPFTYSIANGIGVGFVTYALLALFSGRAREVHPLLYVVAALFLVYFGIEPVSAILGA
- a CDS encoding DUF3027 domain-containing protein — protein: MTRVTDNRRRRSRNRRRSRGPLLGNRAVDIARAAVDDMDEGPAGDHVGVNVTHPGTAVHSFAADLPGYRGWEWHVVLACAPGTDHITISEVALVPGDSALRAPEWVPYEERLRPGDLGPRDLLPPAADDPRLTTADAEDRELTAEGLRLAAERWLDGDTGPRGEFAEEALRHCGTCAFFIALEGPLGADFGACVNEWAFDGDVVHVDHGCGAHSATPEVTGAGAPEGEAYDDHEIIERADLRGN
- a CDS encoding glutaminyl-peptide cyclotransferase is translated as MKLSARAALAGLLPAVVLLAGCSGDPLGDGPAPATSAAPVERTAVDPVPAGVPRLRVEVVAEHPFDAGAFTQGLEIDGDGALLVGTGQYGQSAIWRVRDWRAGSPAEDRRELPPELFGEGIARAGDTVWQLTWREGVAIARDAATLEETRRAAYPGEGWGLCGQGDRLVMSDGSHSLTFRDPATFAETGRVDVTAGGAPVGNLNELECVDGPGGPEVWANRWLTDDIVRIDPATGEVTGVADAAALARSLPPEARAGADVLNGIARIPGADRFLVTGKYWPTLFEVRFLPVG